One Natranaerovirga hydrolytica genomic region harbors:
- a CDS encoding cation:proton antiporter → MDLVTSLGLVTVLGLIANYLFVKMKLPGLLGMLLLGIAIGPYGMDWLSEEMLMVSADFRKIALIIILLRAGLGIKKEDLNKVGQQAIKLSFIPCLAEGFSIALLSMYLLDFTFVEGGILGFIIAAVSPAVIVPQMLKYIDLGVGKKKGIPTLVLASASVDDIFAITLFSSFMGIYGGSQFNITTVILGIPLSIVLGIVLGIIVGSFFVFMFNKYHIRDTKKILLMLGFAILLTSLETVLEDTIQVAGLLGVMTIGFILLERKPKVAERLSIKFNKIWIFAEILLFVLVGAQVNIYVAFDAGFIGLGLLFLGLIARSIGVMVSTIGSKYDIKEKAFLVIAFMPKATVQAAIGALPMEAGLPSGELILAIAVLSIIITAPLGAIGISRGKKWL, encoded by the coding sequence GTGGATTTAGTAACCAGTTTAGGCTTAGTAACCGTATTAGGATTAATAGCAAATTATTTATTTGTCAAAATGAAATTACCTGGACTATTAGGCATGCTATTGTTAGGAATAGCAATCGGTCCTTATGGTATGGACTGGTTAAGCGAAGAAATGCTGATGGTTTCAGCTGATTTTAGAAAAATAGCTTTAATTATTATTTTGCTTAGAGCAGGTCTAGGTATCAAAAAAGAAGATTTGAATAAAGTCGGTCAACAAGCTATAAAATTAAGTTTTATACCTTGCTTGGCAGAAGGCTTTAGCATCGCTTTACTATCCATGTATCTGTTGGACTTTACCTTTGTAGAAGGTGGTATATTAGGATTTATTATTGCGGCTGTTTCACCCGCGGTTATTGTGCCTCAAATGTTAAAGTATATTGACTTAGGAGTTGGCAAGAAAAAGGGTATTCCAACGTTGGTCTTAGCGTCGGCATCAGTAGATGATATATTTGCCATTACATTATTTAGCTCATTTATGGGAATATATGGCGGCAGTCAGTTTAATATAACCACTGTGATATTAGGTATTCCCCTTTCCATTGTATTAGGCATTGTATTAGGTATTATTGTAGGCAGTTTTTTTGTGTTTATGTTTAACAAATATCATATTAGAGATACTAAAAAAATATTACTTATGCTTGGTTTTGCTATACTCTTAACTTCTCTTGAAACAGTGCTAGAAGATACCATACAAGTGGCAGGGCTACTAGGTGTGATGACCATTGGCTTTATATTATTAGAAAGAAAACCTAAGGTCGCAGAAAGGTTGTCTATAAAATTTAATAAAATATGGATTTTTGCAGAAATATTATTGTTTGTTTTAGTCGGTGCACAAGTTAACATATATGTAGCTTTTGATGCAGGTTTTATTGGACTAGGGTTATTATTCTTAGGACTCATAGCAAGAAGTATAGGGGTTATGGTATCTACCATAGGTTCCAAATACGACATCAAAGAAAAAGCATTTTTAGTCATAGCATTTATGCCTAAAGCAACAGTTCAAGCAGCCATAGGTGCATTGCCTATGGAAGCAGGGTTGCCATCAGGAGAACTGATATTGGCCATAGCCGTACTGTCCATCATTATAACAGCTCCTCTGGGAGCCATTGGTATTAGTAGAGGTAAGAAATGGTTATAA
- a CDS encoding DNA topoisomerase: MSKALFVAEKPSVAIEFAKAMKQKTNKGDGFIESEKAVFTWCVGHLVSMSYPEKYDPALKKWRLESLPFLPKEYKYEVISRVKKQFDTVKKQLHREDIDVIYVCTDSGREGEYIYRLVDEMVGVRNKEKKRVWIDSQTEDEILRGVREAKPLEDYDNLSQSAYLRAKEDYLMGINFSRLLTLKYGPSVSNYLDTNYTVIAVGRVMTCVLGMIVKREREIRGFVKEPFYKINGKFLYDTIQYDGEWKAVEGSKYFNSHLLSRENGFKKEEDAKQLIGDLEDSNDPIKGIIKNINRKKEKKNPPLLYNLAELQNECSKRYKLSPDETLKITQELYEKKLVTYPRTDARVLSTAVAKEISKNIRGLAQYNLLKEDVAFVLDNEKYKNFSKTKYVNDKMITDHYAIIPTGQNIANIHKLSPNGQKVFELISRRFIAVFYDSAVYEKLNIETMIKEEVFFTSFKVCVEEGFLKVLNTTEKEKNDVDLNTYKELKKGTQVNLEQFEIKKGETSPPKRYNSGNIILAMENAGQLIEDDELREQIKGSGIGTSATRSEILKKLIGIHYIDLNKKTQILTPTALGEIIYDIVNHSINSLLNPELTASWEKGLDMVAKGDIDPEEYMKKLEKYISSKINRVITLNNQNTLFTKFEQIPKTSLDKIYKKNKSKQSKTNQEKTNKKGICKCFACNTGEIMENSKAFYCSKWKSGCKISIWKDALKPYGQEVNEALILKLSKEKVIKDIPMVLPQTKEKGVADLELRKDMSGAFELKNFRRNNNQ, translated from the coding sequence ATGAGTAAAGCATTATTTGTTGCTGAAAAACCTAGTGTAGCCATAGAGTTTGCAAAAGCAATGAAACAAAAAACCAATAAAGGTGATGGGTTTATAGAGTCAGAGAAGGCGGTATTTACTTGGTGCGTGGGACATTTGGTAAGTATGAGTTATCCTGAAAAATATGACCCAGCTTTAAAAAAATGGCGATTAGAAAGTCTGCCTTTTCTACCTAAAGAGTATAAATACGAAGTCATTAGCAGAGTCAAAAAACAATTTGATACAGTGAAAAAACAATTACATAGAGAAGACATAGATGTGATATATGTTTGTACCGATTCAGGAAGAGAAGGAGAATACATTTATCGCTTAGTGGATGAAATGGTCGGCGTTCGTAATAAAGAAAAAAAGAGGGTATGGATTGATTCTCAAACAGAAGATGAAATACTTCGAGGCGTAAGAGAAGCTAAGCCTTTAGAAGATTACGATAATTTATCCCAATCAGCATACTTAAGAGCAAAAGAAGATTATCTGATGGGTATTAATTTTTCAAGATTGTTAACATTAAAATACGGCCCTTCAGTAAGCAATTATTTAGATACCAATTATACAGTTATTGCTGTAGGCCGTGTTATGACATGTGTTCTAGGGATGATTGTTAAAAGAGAAAGAGAAATTAGGGGATTTGTCAAAGAGCCTTTTTATAAAATTAATGGAAAGTTTTTATACGATACCATTCAATACGATGGAGAATGGAAAGCCGTAGAAGGTTCAAAGTATTTTAATTCTCATCTTTTAAGTCGAGAAAATGGTTTTAAAAAAGAAGAAGATGCCAAACAATTGATTGGGGATTTAGAAGATAGCAATGACCCTATAAAGGGCATCATTAAGAACATCAATAGAAAAAAAGAAAAGAAAAATCCACCGTTACTCTATAACTTAGCAGAATTACAAAATGAATGTTCAAAGCGGTATAAATTAAGTCCAGATGAAACATTAAAAATTACTCAAGAATTGTATGAAAAAAAGTTAGTAACTTATCCAAGAACAGATGCAAGAGTTTTATCAACAGCGGTAGCAAAAGAAATTTCTAAGAATATTAGAGGATTAGCTCAGTACAATTTGTTAAAAGAAGACGTAGCCTTTGTTTTAGACAATGAAAAATACAAGAATTTTTCAAAGACCAAATACGTTAACGATAAGATGATAACAGATCATTATGCCATTATACCAACAGGACAAAATATAGCTAATATACATAAATTATCTCCAAATGGTCAAAAAGTCTTTGAATTAATTAGCAGAAGATTTATTGCCGTTTTTTATGATTCAGCTGTTTATGAAAAATTAAATATAGAAACAATGATAAAAGAAGAAGTCTTTTTCACATCTTTTAAAGTATGTGTTGAAGAAGGTTTTTTAAAGGTATTGAATACAACAGAAAAAGAAAAAAATGATGTGGATTTAAACACATACAAAGAATTAAAAAAAGGAACTCAGGTTAATCTAGAACAGTTTGAAATAAAAAAAGGGGAAACATCACCTCCTAAACGATATAACTCAGGTAATATCATACTGGCAATGGAAAATGCAGGGCAATTGATTGAAGATGATGAATTACGGGAGCAAATAAAAGGCAGTGGAATAGGAACCAGTGCCACAAGGTCTGAAATATTAAAAAAATTGATTGGTATACATTATATTGATCTGAACAAAAAAACCCAAATATTAACCCCTACGGCATTAGGTGAAATCATATACGATATTGTGAATCATTCCATTAATTCTTTATTAAATCCTGAATTAACAGCCAGTTGGGAAAAAGGGTTAGATATGGTTGCTAAGGGGGACATTGACCCAGAAGAATATATGAAAAAACTGGAAAAATACATTTCTAGTAAAATCAACCGTGTGATTACCCTTAACAATCAAAACACATTATTTACAAAGTTTGAACAAATACCTAAAACCAGTTTAGATAAAATTTATAAAAAAAATAAATCCAAACAATCCAAAACCAATCAAGAAAAAACAAATAAAAAAGGGATCTGCAAATGCTTTGCATGTAATACAGGTGAAATTATGGAAAATAGCAAAGCTTTTTATTGCAGCAAGTGGAAAAGTGGTTGTAAAATTAGCATATGGAAAGATGCTTTAAAACCTTATGGACAAGAAGTAAATGAAGCATTAATATTAAAACTAAGCAAAGAAAAAGTGATTAAAGATATTCCAATGGTATTGCCACAAACCAAAGAAAAAGGTGTAGCAGACTTAGAACTTAGAAAAGATATGAGTGGTGCTTTTGAATTAAAAAACTTTAGAAGAAATAACAATCAATAG
- a CDS encoding homocysteine S-methyltransferase family protein, which yields MTRQEFRARIERKEPMLLDGASGTEFQKLGMPIGVCPEKWVLDNAQAVTQLQRKYVEAGSDIIYAPTFGANRFKLGDYGLEDQVYQMNMDLVAISKEATQGKALVAGNLSPTGEQIFPLGEKHFEEFVETYKEQVQALVEGGVDLFVIETMMSLQEARAALIAIKETCDLPVMVSLTYDETGVTLYGTDPLTALITLQNLGADAVGINCSTGPEKMIPLVVQMKPHSKVPIFIKPNAGLPKMVDGQSVYDMKSDNFAAYCKDLIKVGANIIGGCCGTTPDYIKQLKQELSKFTTILPNNVQGRCITSERKTVVIELDQETRIVGERINPTGKKQLQAELKEDNLDEVTRFALEQVEKGASILDVNVGMNGIDEKDMMVKVIGHLSTLVDVPLCIDSSHVDVIESALRVYPGRALVNSISLEEVKIKELMPVVAKYGAMFVLLPLSDQGLPKSIDEKKEIINKVLKEGAQYDFQVEDVVVDGLVTTVATNALAAKETLEVIRYCKDELNIATIVGLSNISFGLPNRKYLNSTFLTMAIASGLTMAIANPSSELLMMSALASDVLQNKDEGSMHYISKASVQNQEQKNVSTEEKKTKENNVFEAVVKGNKKNIVHLIQEELDKETQPKTIVDKHLIPAINKVGELFDKQIYFLPQLIVSAETMKIGIEYLEPMLKAGDGDKDEKKPVVVMATVEGDIHDIGKNLVVLMLKNYGFNVFDLGKDVSCDEIIKVAKENDADIIGLSALMTTTMMQMKKVIKAVEDEGLKAKVVIGGAVITESFAQEIGAHGYSKDAADAVALVSRLMNQ from the coding sequence ATGACAAGACAGGAATTTAGAGCAAGAATAGAAAGAAAAGAACCTATGTTATTAGATGGTGCTTCAGGCACAGAATTTCAAAAGTTAGGCATGCCTATTGGTGTATGTCCTGAAAAATGGGTATTAGACAATGCACAGGCAGTTACCCAATTACAAAGAAAGTACGTAGAGGCAGGTAGTGATATTATTTATGCCCCTACTTTTGGAGCCAATCGTTTCAAATTAGGAGACTATGGATTAGAAGATCAAGTGTATCAAATGAACATGGATTTGGTAGCCATTTCAAAAGAAGCAACACAAGGCAAAGCTCTAGTAGCAGGAAACTTATCACCAACAGGTGAGCAGATTTTTCCACTAGGAGAAAAGCATTTTGAAGAATTTGTAGAGACTTATAAAGAACAAGTACAGGCACTTGTAGAAGGTGGTGTGGATTTGTTTGTTATTGAAACCATGATGAGTTTGCAAGAAGCAAGAGCAGCTTTGATTGCCATAAAAGAAACTTGTGATTTGCCGGTAATGGTAAGCTTAACTTATGATGAGACAGGGGTTACCCTTTATGGTACAGACCCTTTAACAGCCTTAATTACATTGCAAAATTTAGGAGCAGATGCAGTGGGTATTAATTGTTCAACTGGTCCTGAGAAAATGATTCCTTTAGTGGTACAAATGAAGCCCCATAGTAAAGTGCCTATTTTTATTAAGCCTAATGCAGGGCTACCTAAAATGGTGGATGGACAATCTGTGTACGATATGAAATCGGACAACTTTGCAGCTTATTGTAAAGACTTAATCAAAGTAGGTGCCAATATTATTGGTGGGTGTTGTGGTACAACACCAGATTATATTAAACAATTAAAGCAAGAGTTATCTAAATTCACAACGATTTTACCCAATAATGTGCAAGGGCGTTGTATCACTTCTGAAAGAAAAACAGTTGTGATTGAATTGGATCAAGAAACTCGAATTGTTGGGGAACGCATTAACCCAACAGGTAAAAAACAATTACAAGCCGAATTAAAAGAAGACAATTTAGACGAGGTCACAAGATTTGCATTAGAACAAGTTGAAAAGGGAGCCAGTATATTAGACGTTAATGTAGGAATGAATGGCATTGATGAAAAAGATATGATGGTAAAGGTTATTGGTCATTTAAGTACATTAGTAGATGTGCCATTATGTATTGATTCAAGTCATGTAGACGTTATTGAATCAGCACTTAGAGTCTATCCAGGGAGAGCATTGGTGAACTCTATTTCTTTAGAAGAAGTGAAGATAAAAGAACTCATGCCTGTTGTGGCTAAGTATGGTGCTATGTTTGTTTTATTACCTTTATCAGATCAAGGACTACCCAAATCTATTGATGAGAAAAAAGAGATTATTAATAAAGTGCTAAAAGAAGGTGCACAGTATGATTTTCAAGTAGAAGATGTTGTAGTCGATGGATTGGTTACAACAGTAGCAACCAATGCATTAGCAGCAAAAGAAACACTAGAAGTCATACGATACTGTAAAGACGAGTTAAATATTGCTACAATTGTTGGCTTATCCAATATATCATTTGGTTTACCCAATAGAAAATATTTAAACAGTACCTTTTTAACCATGGCTATTGCTAGTGGACTGACGATGGCAATCGCCAATCCTTCTTCAGAACTCCTTATGATGTCTGCCTTAGCTTCTGATGTGTTACAAAATAAAGACGAAGGCAGTATGCATTATATATCAAAAGCCAGTGTACAAAACCAAGAACAAAAAAACGTCTCTACAGAAGAGAAGAAGACAAAAGAAAATAATGTTTTTGAAGCAGTTGTAAAAGGTAATAAAAAGAACATTGTTCATTTAATACAAGAAGAATTAGACAAAGAAACACAACCCAAAACCATTGTGGATAAGCACTTAATACCAGCCATTAATAAAGTCGGAGAGTTATTTGACAAACAAATTTACTTCTTACCACAGTTAATTGTTAGCGCTGAAACCATGAAGATAGGTATAGAATATCTTGAGCCGATGTTAAAGGCTGGAGATGGAGATAAAGACGAAAAAAAACCTGTAGTGGTTATGGCAACAGTAGAAGGGGATATTCATGATATCGGTAAGAATTTAGTGGTGCTCATGTTAAAAAACTATGGATTTAATGTTTTTGACTTAGGTAAAGATGTCAGTTGTGACGAGATTATTAAAGTGGCAAAGGAAAATGACGCAGACATTATTGGCTTATCAGCATTAATGACCACCACAATGATGCAAATGAAAAAAGTCATTAAGGCAGTAGAAGATGAAGGGCTTAAAGCAAAAGTAGTTATTGGTGGAGCCGTTATAACAGAATCCTTTGCACAAGAAATCGGAGCCCATGGCTATTCCAAAGATGCAGCTGACGCAGTTGCATTAGTGAGTCGATTAATGAATCAATAA
- a CDS encoding ASKHA domain-containing protein: MLIVSITLKREKLESIINQYHLEVHKDTVYHWAKLLCKEIKVEIYYKAIDKDTDFILNSLNQQSEKSYKKGMTGIITLGNQIDKVLEDYKEHPLVIHIIDILSNEILLEGLYAFKEQYINANKINGLSVTYFPGNHLPIEINQDIIRLVDTEGKVSLNEQYMMTPLNTISFVYGEENNKVEESNLCSRCDRMNCPNRKNEIDITIIDGYKIKKIKGIQNNNLLKTLNDHQIYITQSCSGQKQCGKCRVKVLTPNFSVNPVDEQFLSEEAIKQGVRCACGIVLNQPITISLIQEKETDNKNITISAVGETKKSYGIAVDLGTTTVEMALIDLETKQQLAVLKEENHQKKFGLDVLSRAYWTSINTNGKEMIKKTIVKQLNNHIKEICAQCKINDTQVTKTIISANTVMTHLLLGLDTEKVVVAPFEPVTKAMQVLTGQCLNLSHSMEVIVLPTIASFIGSDVLSGMIATHMNGCKRHTLLIDLGTNGEIVLGKEDHFLSCSTAVGPAFEGTHIEKGMGALKGAIHAWRSPLEYETIGEVEPVGICGSGIIDVIDYLLEQNIMDSTGLLKNNEKGYNITKDIELSQQDIRHIQMAKSAVYTGIEILVEESGIDYADIQNVYITGGFGEYINIKKAGNIGLIPKQLIEVAQPLHNTSLQGAIKALMDRDILNLYEAMAKKITYIELANTPQFERVYIKNINF, encoded by the coding sequence ATGCTTATAGTATCTATTACTTTAAAAAGGGAAAAATTAGAATCCATTATCAATCAGTATCATTTAGAAGTGCATAAAGATACAGTGTATCATTGGGCTAAATTATTATGCAAAGAAATAAAAGTTGAAATTTATTATAAGGCCATTGATAAAGATACAGATTTTATCCTTAATAGCCTAAATCAACAGAGTGAAAAATCATATAAAAAAGGTATGACGGGCATTATTACATTAGGCAATCAAATAGATAAAGTATTAGAAGACTATAAAGAGCACCCCTTAGTTATTCATATTATTGATATTCTTAGCAATGAAATATTATTAGAAGGCTTGTATGCATTTAAGGAACAGTATATTAATGCGAACAAGATAAATGGTTTAAGTGTAACCTATTTTCCAGGCAATCATTTGCCAATAGAAATCAATCAAGATATTATCCGTTTAGTGGATACAGAAGGCAAGGTCTCTCTAAATGAACAGTATATGATGACCCCACTCAATACCATATCCTTTGTATATGGAGAGGAAAACAATAAAGTAGAAGAAAGCAATTTGTGTAGTAGGTGTGACCGTATGAATTGTCCAAATAGAAAAAATGAAATTGACATTACCATTATTGACGGATATAAAATCAAAAAGATTAAAGGCATTCAAAACAATAATTTATTAAAAACACTAAATGATCATCAAATATATATTACCCAAAGCTGTAGTGGACAAAAACAATGTGGCAAATGTCGGGTAAAAGTATTAACCCCTAATTTTTCAGTTAATCCAGTGGATGAACAATTTTTAAGTGAAGAAGCAATCAAACAAGGGGTGCGTTGTGCCTGTGGTATTGTATTAAATCAACCCATTACAATTTCTCTCATACAAGAGAAAGAAACAGATAATAAAAATATAACTATTTCTGCAGTGGGAGAGACAAAAAAAAGTTATGGCATTGCCGTTGACTTAGGAACAACGACAGTAGAAATGGCATTAATAGATTTAGAGACCAAACAACAATTAGCTGTTCTAAAAGAAGAAAATCATCAAAAAAAATTTGGATTAGATGTGTTATCCAGAGCTTATTGGACAAGTATCAATACCAATGGTAAAGAGATGATTAAAAAAACCATTGTCAAACAACTGAATAATCACATCAAAGAAATATGTGCTCAATGCAAAATTAATGACACACAAGTAACAAAGACAATCATAAGTGCCAATACAGTCATGACCCACTTGTTATTAGGGTTAGATACGGAAAAAGTAGTGGTTGCTCCATTTGAACCGGTTACTAAAGCAATGCAAGTCTTAACAGGACAATGTTTGAACTTATCTCATTCAATGGAAGTTATTGTATTGCCAACGATCGCTTCTTTTATAGGCTCAGATGTTTTATCTGGCATGATCGCAACACATATGAATGGCTGTAAAAGGCACACTTTGTTAATTGATTTAGGTACAAATGGAGAGATTGTTCTAGGCAAGGAAGATCATTTTCTAAGTTGCTCTACAGCTGTAGGACCTGCCTTTGAAGGGACTCATATTGAAAAGGGTATGGGTGCTTTAAAAGGCGCTATTCATGCATGGCGTAGCCCATTGGAATATGAAACAATTGGTGAGGTGGAGCCTGTGGGTATCTGTGGTTCAGGAATAATCGATGTGATAGATTATTTGTTGGAACAGAATATAATGGATTCTACAGGATTATTAAAAAACAATGAAAAGGGTTATAACATAACAAAAGATATTGAGTTATCACAACAAGACATTAGACACATTCAAATGGCTAAAAGTGCTGTTTATACAGGTATAGAAATATTGGTAGAAGAAAGTGGTATAGATTATGCAGACATTCAGAATGTCTATATTACCGGTGGATTTGGGGAATACATTAATATAAAAAAAGCTGGTAATATTGGTCTCATACCCAAACAATTGATAGAAGTTGCCCAACCATTACACAACACTTCCTTACAAGGTGCTATAAAAGCTCTAATGGATCGTGACATATTAAACCTATACGAGGCAATGGCTAAAAAAATCACTTACATTGAATTAGCAAATACCCCTCAATTTGAAAGGGTTTATATAAAAAATATCAACTTCTAA
- a CDS encoding metal-dependent transcriptional regulator: protein MDKGFYTVRGYSLKNDNPLTPSMEDYLEMVYRLSLENKKVRIKDLSEKLNVKASSCTKIIQKMAVDDFVLYEKYGHIQLTTKGKTYGQYLLQRHKVVEKFLYNIGIKEKEQLLKDTELIEHNISEDLLYYINNLNNFFEKNPQIITGFLAFIEDQKHTSLST, encoded by the coding sequence ATGGATAAAGGATTTTATACTGTGAGAGGGTATTCGTTAAAAAATGATAATCCATTAACACCTAGCATGGAAGATTATTTAGAGATGGTGTATCGATTGTCCTTAGAAAATAAGAAAGTTAGAATCAAAGATTTATCTGAAAAGCTGAATGTAAAAGCATCTTCTTGTACAAAAATTATTCAAAAAATGGCAGTAGATGACTTTGTTTTATATGAAAAATACGGGCACATACAATTGACGACAAAAGGCAAAACCTATGGACAGTATTTGTTACAAAGACATAAAGTTGTAGAAAAATTTCTTTACAATATAGGCATCAAAGAAAAAGAACAGTTGTTAAAGGACACAGAACTCATAGAACATAATATTAGTGAAGATTTATTGTATTATATTAATAATCTAAATAACTTTTTTGAAAAAAACCCTCAAATTATAACTGGTTTTCTAGCGTTTATAGAAGATCAAAAGCATACATCATTAAGTACTTAA
- a CDS encoding bifunctional homocysteine S-methyltransferase/methylenetetrahydrofolate reductase, which translates to MNLKHYLQNNILITDGAMGTYYAQVTQSNNTLSEKANIHQPDIIYNIHKEYIEAGAKLIRTNTFSANTKVLEQDIKGVKEIIKKAYALAQQAVSDAKEDVVIASSIGPIPDKDFLEEEDLFEEYKAIVDTFLKVGADTFIFETFSDINYLQDIVPYIKSKNKNATVITEFALNIYGYTKKGKSANRLLDDLRKIEDIDLYGFNCGIGAGHLYQIMQKVRWSDNEILTAMPNSGYPDVLQDRTVYMDNTDYFVDTMIDLAKLGVKVIGGCCGTTPMHIQKLNEALKDFSMETIRRPRKVEAAVSTKAKKINALEKKFTTNEPVIAVELDPPFGQKIDKMMEAANLLKANDVDIITIADSPMGKPRADALIVASKVSREVGIPVMPHICCRDKNVIGLKAQILGGYIEGIRDLLLVTGDPIPSGDRNEIKSVFNLNSITLMEMLREMNIEHFEDEPIFYGGALNPNRANIDKEIERMQKKIDAGAKFFLTQPIYDEATIEKIKYIKSKVDTKILGGVLPLVNIRNARFIQNEIIGITVPDEVIHQFDEKMTREESEKIGIEIGKKVALKMKNIVDGFYFMVPFNRVNMINEIIKALKKG; encoded by the coding sequence TTGAATTTAAAACATTACTTACAAAACAATATACTCATAACAGATGGTGCAATGGGCACATATTATGCTCAAGTGACTCAATCTAATAACACCTTATCAGAAAAAGCTAATATTCATCAGCCAGACATAATATATAATATACATAAAGAATATATTGAAGCAGGTGCCAAACTTATAAGAACCAATACTTTTTCTGCCAATACAAAAGTTTTAGAACAAGATATAAAGGGTGTAAAAGAAATTATAAAAAAAGCTTATGCCCTTGCCCAACAAGCAGTTAGTGATGCCAAAGAAGATGTTGTTATTGCTTCTAGCATAGGGCCCATACCAGATAAAGACTTTTTAGAAGAAGAGGATTTATTTGAAGAGTATAAAGCAATAGTGGATACCTTCTTAAAAGTAGGAGCCGATACGTTTATCTTTGAAACTTTTTCAGACATTAATTATTTGCAAGACATTGTGCCCTATATTAAAAGTAAAAATAAAAATGCAACAGTCATCACAGAATTTGCTCTCAATATTTATGGTTATACTAAAAAAGGAAAAAGTGCCAATCGCTTATTAGACGATTTAAGAAAAATTGAAGACATTGATCTATATGGCTTTAATTGTGGTATAGGTGCAGGACATTTGTATCAAATCATGCAAAAAGTACGTTGGAGTGACAATGAAATACTAACGGCTATGCCAAATTCTGGCTATCCGGATGTGTTACAAGACCGAACCGTCTATATGGACAATACAGATTATTTTGTAGATACCATGATAGACTTAGCTAAGTTAGGCGTGAAAGTCATTGGAGGTTGCTGTGGCACAACGCCTATGCATATCCAAAAGCTGAATGAAGCATTAAAAGATTTTAGCATGGAAACCATTCGTCGTCCTCGTAAGGTAGAAGCAGCGGTTTCTACAAAGGCAAAAAAAATTAATGCCTTAGAAAAGAAATTTACTACCAACGAACCGGTTATTGCAGTGGAACTGGATCCGCCATTTGGACAAAAGATAGATAAGATGATGGAAGCTGCCAATTTGCTTAAAGCAAATGATGTGGATATTATTACCATTGCAGATTCACCGATGGGCAAACCTAGAGCAGACGCATTAATTGTAGCTTCAAAAGTCAGTAGAGAAGTGGGCATACCGGTTATGCCTCATATTTGTTGCAGAGATAAGAATGTTATTGGGTTGAAAGCACAAATACTAGGTGGTTATATAGAAGGCATAAGAGATTTGTTGCTGGTAACAGGAGATCCTATTCCAAGTGGGGATCGAAACGAAATCAAAAGTGTGTTTAATCTTAATTCCATTACATTAATGGAAATGCTTCGAGAAATGAATATTGAGCACTTTGAAGATGAGCCTATTTTTTATGGTGGGGCATTGAATCCGAATCGAGCCAATATAGACAAAGAAATAGAGAGAATGCAGAAAAAAATAGATGCAGGTGCAAAGTTCTTTTTAACCCAACCAATCTATGACGAAGCAACTATTGAAAAAATTAAATACATTAAAAGCAAAGTGGATACAAAGATTCTAGGTGGTGTCTTGCCACTGGTTAATATAAGAAATGCAAGATTCATACAAAATGAGATTATAGGCATAACGGTACCAGATGAAGTGATTCATCAATTTGATGAAAAGATGACAAGAGAAGAAAGCGAAAAAATTGGTATTGAAATAGGTAAAAAAGTGGCATTAAAGATGAAAAATATTGTAGATGGATTTTATTTTATGGTGCCTTTTAATCGAGTCAATATGATAAATGAAATTATAAAAGCGTTAAAAAAAGGGTGA